GGCGTGCCCGCCGCGAGCGCGGCGCTCTCCCGCTCGAGCCGCGCGAGCGCTTCACGCGCGGCGGCCTGCTCCGCGAGCTTCTTGCTGCCGCCGCGTCCCGAGCCGAGCACGCGGCCCGCGACCGCGACGTGGCTCTCGAAGTCCTTCGCGTGGTCGGGTCCGGTCGCGCGCAGCAGCGTGTACTCCGGTGCGGTGCGGAACAGCCGCTGGGTCAGCTCCTGCAGACGCGTCTTCGCCTCGCCCGCGTCCTCGACCGGCGCGCGGCTCACGTCGGCATCGAACGCGCGCGCGACGACGGCGCGCGCGGCGTCGAAGCCGCCGTCGAGGAACACCGCGCCGAGCAGCGCCTCGTAGGCGCCGGCGAGGATCGAGCGCTTGGCGCGTCCGCCGGTCTTCTCCTCGCCGCGGCCGAGGTGGATCAGTGGCCCGAGCCCGAGCGCCTCGGCCTTGCGCGCGAGCGAGCTCGCGTTGACCAGCGCCGCGCGCCGCTTCGAGAGCTGTCCCTCGTTCGCCTGCGGCCAGGCGCGCAGCAAGAGCTCGCTCACCACGAGCCCGAGCACGGCGTCGCCGAGAAACTCGAGCGTCTCGTTGTGCTGCGTGTGCTCGACGACGCTCGAGCGGTGCGTGAGCGCGGTGCGCAGCAGCGTGCGGTCCGCAAACGGGTGTCCGAGCCGTTCCTCGAGCGCGGCAAGCTCCTCGTCCGTCACAGCCTCTCCTCGATCCAACCGCCTCCGAGCACCCGGTCCCCCTCGTACCACACCGCGGCCTGTCCGGGCGTCACCCCGATCGTCGGCTCGGGGAAGCGGACGTGCGCCTCGCGCTCGCCGGGGACGACGTCGCACGGCACCGGCGTGTGGCGATGACGCAGGCGCACCCGCGCGGGACCATGATGTGGCGCGTGCGTCCAGCGCACGTCGCGCGCGACGAAGCCCGCGACCGCGAGCTCCCGCCGGCTGCCGACGCGCACGTCGCCGGTCGCCGCGTCGATCGCGGTCACGTAGCGCGGCTCCGTGGCGCCGCCGCCGATTCCCCGCCGCTGCCCGACGGTGAAGCGGTGCACGCCCGCGTGCGTGCCGAGCACGTTGCCCTCGCCGTCGACGATGCGTCCCGGGCGGTGCTGCTCGGCGGTCGTCCGGCGCTCGAGGAAGTCGACGTACGAGCCGCCGGCGACGAAGCAGACGTCCTGGCTCTCGGGCTTGCTCGCCACCGGCAGCTCGAGCGCCGCCGCGAGCTCACGCACGACCGGCTTCGCGAGCGAGCCCACCGGGAACAGCGTGCGCGCGAGCTCGTCCTGCCCGAGCGTGAACAGAAAGTAGCTCTGGTCCTTCGCCGGGTCGGCCGCGGCGTGCAGCGAGAAGCCGCGCTCGCGGTCGCCGCGGATGCGCGCGTAGTGTCCCGTGCCGATCGCGACCGCGCCGAAGGTCTGCGCGTAGCGCCAGAGCGCGTCGAACTTGACGTCGCGGTTGCACAGCGTGCACGGGTTCGGCGTGCGGCCCTGCAGGTAGGTCGCGGTGAACGTTTCGATGACGCTCGCCTCGAAGACCTCGCGCAGGTCGACGACGTAGTGCGGGATGCCGAGACGGCGCGCCGCGCGCCGCGCGTCCTCGAAGTCGTCGAGCGAGCAGCAGCCGACGTGGCCGTCCGCGCGCCGGCTCGAGGTGCCGAGCCGCATCGACACGCCGATCACGTCGTAGCCCGCGCCGTGCAGCAGCGCTGCGGCGACCGCGCTGTCGACGCCGCCCGACATCGCGGCGACGACGCGCGCGCCGCGCGTCAGGTGCGCGGGCACGGCGAGCACCTCCTCGACGGCGGCGCCCGCGACCTCGCGCGCGCGGGCCGCGACGTCCTCAGGCCGCATGGCTCACCGCTCCGCCTGCGCGCGCGCGGCGCACGCACTCGGCGATGCGCGCGGCCGCCGGCTCCGCGTCCGCGAGGTCGACGTCGGCTCCGAAGGAGAAGCGCACCGCACCCACCGCGACCGTCTCGCCGCAGCCGATCGCGCACACGACGTGCGACGGCTCGGCCGCCCCCGCGGCGCACGCCGAACCCGTGGACGCCGCGATGCCGGCGAGATCGAGCGCGATCACCAGCGCGTCGCCGCGCACGCCCGGGAAGCTCACCGCGAGCGTGCTCGGCAGCCCGTCCGCGTCACCGAGCCGCACGACCGGTGCGGCGCGCGACGCGAGCTCTTGCCAAAGGCGCTCGCGCACCTCGCGCGCACGCCGCGCACGCTCCTCGCGCTCCGCGCGTGCGAGCCGTGCTGCGACGCCGAAGCTGACGATCCCGGGCACGTTCTCGGTGCCGGCGCGGCGCTCGCGCTCCTGCGGTCCGCCGAGCATGCGGGGCGCGAGCGGCACGTCGCCGCGCACGACGAGCGCGCCGACGCCGGGCAACGCGCCGAGCTTGTGTCCCGAGAGCGACAGCAGATCGACGTCGTCGCGCGCGACGTCGACGTCGAGGAGACCGGCCGCCTGCACGGCGTCGCTGTGCAGCCACACGCGCCGCCCGCGCGCCGCGGCCCACGCGCGCAGCTCGCGCGCGATCGCGGCGATCGGCTGCACGGTGCCGATCTCGCCGTTCGCCCAGCCGATCGTGACCAGCGCGCTCTCGTCGCGCAGCGCGCGGATCACCTGCTCCGGCGTGACGCGACCCGCGGCATCGGGCGTGAGCAGCGTCACGTCCGCACCGAGCTCGCGCGCCGCGTCGAGCGCGCGCAGCACGGAGGCGTGCTCGATCGCCGTCGAGACCACGTGCGTCCCGGGCCGCACGACGCCGAGGATCGCCGTGTTGTTCGCCTCGGTGCCGCCGCTCGTGAAGACGACCTCGGAGGGCTTCGCGCCGATCAGCGCGGCGACCGCGTCGCGCGCCTCCTCGACGGCGTCACGCGCGCGCCGACCTGCGGCGTGTACGCTCGACGGATTCGCCGCGTCCTCGCGCAGCCAGGCGATCACCGCCTCGACCGCCTCGCGTCGAGGCCGCCCACCTGCGTTGTGATCCAGGTTCATCGCCGTCGCGCACGCTCGTTCACTTCTGGGCAAGCTGAGCTCGCGGGCCACTCTCCTCGGCGCCCTGCTGCTCCGCGCTCTGCTCGGCGCTCGTCTGGTCGCCGCCCTCGCCCTTCAGCGCCGCGAGCTCGCGCTCGAGGCGGTTGATCTGCGCCGCGAGGCTGTTGAGCGTGCGCAGCAGCGGGTCGGGGAGCTGCGCGTGGTCGAGGTTGAGCAGCGGCGCGCCCTCCTTCGAGTGCGGCGCGTGCTCGCTCACGACGCGGCCCGGCACGCCGACCACCGTCGAGTGCGGCGGCACCGACTGCACGACCACCGAGCCCGCGCCGACGCGGCTGTGGCGGCCGATGGTCACCGGACCGAGCACCGTCGAGCCGAGGCCGATCACGCAGTAGTCCTCGATCGTCGGGTGGCGCTTGCCCTTGGTCAGGCTCGTGCCGCCGAGGCTCACGCCCTGGTAGATCAGCACGTCGTTGCCGATCTTGGTGGTCTCGCCGATCACGACGCCCATGCCGTGATCGATGAAGCAGCGTCGTCCGATCTCGGCGCCGGGATGGATCTCGATGCCGGTGAGGAAGCGCGAGATCGTCGACAGCAGACGCGCGAGCAAGTAGAAGCGCCGTCGCCACAGGCCGTGCGCGATGCGATGCATCAGCAGCGCGTGGATGCCCGGGTAGCAGAGCGCGACCTCGAGCACGGAGCGCGCGGCAGGATCGCGCTCGAAGGCGACGAGCACGTCCTCGCGTATCCTCGACCAGAAGGTCATTCGCGGACCGCCCGTGCGCCGTCGAGCATCGGGCGCCGCCGCCCAGCCCTGGCCTTCGTCATGCGACGTTGCCGGTGGCCGCGACGGGCGCGCGGTGCGCGCGGCGCTTCTTCTTGTCCTTGTACAGCTTGTAGTCGATCGAGTCGACGAGCGCCTGCCAGCTGGCCTCGATGACGTTGTGCGACACGCCGACGGTCGTCCAGTGGCTGGTCGAGTCCTGCGACTCGATCAGCACGCGCACGACCGCTTCGGTGCCCTCGCCGCCCTCGAGCACGCGGACCTTGTAGTCGACCAGACGCACGTCCTCGATCGACGGGTAGAACCGCACGAGCGCCTTGCGGAGCGCGACGTCGAGCGCGTTCACCGGGCCGTTGCCGACCGCGGCGGTGTGCTCGATGGTCCCGTCGGGGCCCTTCACCATGATCGTCGCCTCGGCGATCGGCGCCTCGTTCTCGTGCCGCTTCTCGTCGATGACGCGGAAGCCGATCAGCTCGAAGTGCCGCGTGCGCTCGCCGTTGATCGCCTTCTGCAGCAGCAGCTCGAACGACGCGTCGGCGCCCTCGAACTGGAAGCCCTGGTGCTCGAGCTGCTTGAGCTCGGCGAGCAGCGACTTGACCTTGGGCTCGATCAGCGCCGGGTCGATGCCGAGCTCCTTCGCCTTGTGCAGCAGGTTCGAGCGACCGGCCTGGTCGGAGACCAGCACGCGCTGGTGGTTGCCGACCAGCGCCGGGTCGATGTGCTCGTAGGTCGCGGCGTGCTTGCGCACCGCGGACGCGTGCAGCCCCGCCTTGTGCGCGAACGCGCTCTGCCCGACGTAGGGCTGCTGCTTGAAGGGCTCGCGGTTCGCGAGCTCGTCGACGAAGTGCGACAGCTCCGTCAAGCCACGCAACTTTTCTGGCTTGACGCACTGATAGCCCATCTTGAGCTGCAGGTTCGCGATGATCGAGATCAGGTTGGCGTTGCCGCAGCGCTCGCCGACGCCGTTGATCGTGCCCTGCACCTGCACGCAGCCGGCCTCGACCGCCGCGAGCGAGTTCGCGACCGCGAGCTCGGAGTCGTTGTGGCAGTGGATGCCGAGCGGCACGTCGACCGCCTGCTTCGCCGCCTCGACGCCCGCCACGATCTGGCTCGGCAGGCTGCCGCCGCGGGTGTCGCACAGGCAGATCAGCGTCGCGCCGGCGTCGGCCGCCGCGCGCAGGCACTCGAGCGTGAACTCGGGGTTCGCGGCGAAGCCGTCGAAGTAGTGCTCGGCGTCGAGGATCACCTCGTCGAGGCGCTTCTTCAGGTAGCTGATCGAGTCGTGCAGCAGCTCGAGGTTCGCCTCGCGCGAGATGCGCAGCTCCTCGCGCACGTGCAGATCCCACGTCTTGCCGACGATGCACGCGACCGGCGTCCCGGCCTTCAGGATCATGGCGAGGTTCTGGTCCTCGTGCGCGGGAACGTTCGGACGCCGCGTCGAGCCGAAGGCGACGATCTTCGCGTGCTTGAGGCCGAGCTTCATCGCCGGGCCGAAGAAGGCCGCGTCGCGCGGGTTCGAGCCCGGCCAGCCGCCCTCGATGTAGTGCACGCCGAAGGCGTCGAGCTTCTCCGCGACCGCGAGCTTGGCGTCGACCGTCAGCGCGATCTCCTCGCCCTGACAGCCGTCACGCAGCGTCGTGTCGTAGATCTGGATACGCCGCATCAGCGTGCCTCCTCGCCCTTGCCGACGAGCGCATCGTGCAGCACGCGCACCGCGAGCTCGGTGTACTTGGCGTCGATCACCACGGACACCTTGATCTCCGAGGTCGAGATCATCTGGATGTTGATGCCCTCGCGCGCGAGCGCCTCGAAGATCTGCGCGGCGACGCCCGCGTGGCTGCGCATGCCGAGCCCGACCACCGAGACCTTCGCGATGTCGCCCTCGGAGCGCGCCTCGCCCGCGCCCACCTCGCGCGCCACCTCGCGCACGATGCGCAGCGCGTTCTCCACCTCGAGACGCGGCACGGTGAACGTCAGGTCCGTCTTCCCGTCCGCGCCGACGTTCTGAATGATCATGTCGACCACGATCCCCTGCGCCGCGATCGGCGAGAAGATCTTGGCGGCAAGTCCGGGGCGATCCGGCACGTCGGTGAGGGTGATCTTGGCCTGGTCGCGGTCGTACGCGACTCCGGCGACGGTGACGTCCTCCATGTTCGACTCCTCCGGCACGACCCAGGTGCCGGGATGCCCGTTGAAGCTCGAGCGCACGTGCACGCGCACGTTGTAGCGCTTGGCGAACTCCACCGAGCGGATCTGCAGGACCTTGGCGCCGAGGCTCGCGAGCTCGAGCATCTCGTCGTACGAGATGCGCTCGAGCTTGCGCGCGTGCGGCACGATGCGCGGGTCCGTGGTGTAGACGCCGTCGACGTCGGTGTAGATCTCGCACGCGTCGGCGCCGGTCGCTGCGGCGAGCGCGACCGCGGTGGTGTCGGAACCGCCGCGGCCGAGCGTGGTGATGTTGTCGTTCTCGTCGACGCCCTGAAAGCCGGCGACCACGGCGACCTTTCCGGCGTCGAGTGCGGCGAACAGCTTCTCGCTGTCGATCGAGCGGATGCGCGCGCGGCTGTGCGCGCTGTCGGTGAGGATGCGGATCTGGTGGCCGAGGAACGACTGCGCCGGGACGCCGCGCGCCTGCAGCGCGATCGACAGCAGCGCAGAGGTCACCTGCTCGCCGCTCGCGACCACCACGTCGCTCTCGCGCGCGGGCGGCTCGGGCGACAGAGCGCGCGCGAGCTTCAGCAGGCGATCGGTCTCCCCCGCCATCGCCGAGACGACGACGATCACGCGGTTGTTCTTGGCGTACTCCTCGACCCGGCGCGCGACCTCCTGGATGCGCTCCACCGAGCCCACCGAGGTGCCACCATATTTTTGTACGACGAGCGGCTTGCTCATGCGGCCGCCTCGCTTGCGCCGGTGAGCGCCGCCAGGAGGCGCTGCGAGCGCGGGCCGGTCGCGGCGAGCGACAGCGTCCGCTGCGTGTCGTCCGCGCCATAGTCGAGGTCGATGCGCAGGACGTCGTCCGGTCGATCGGCGCCGAGGCGCTCGAACCACTCGACCACGGCGACCCGGTCGTCGCCGGCGTCGTCCAGGCCGTCCAGGATCTCGGCGAGCCAGTCGGGGTGGGGCAAGGTTTCCTCGTGACGGTAAAGGTCGATGTGCGCGAGCCGCATGCGGCCGTCGTACTCGGTCGCGGTGAGGAAGGTCGGGCTGTGCACCACGCCGTCCTCGACGCCGAGGCCGCGCGCGATCCCCCGCACGAGCGCCGTCTTGCCGGCGCCGAGCGGTCCCACCAGGCCGATCACCGTGCCGGGCTCGAGATGGCGCGCGAGGCGCTCGCCGAAGGCCTCGGTCTCGCGCTCGGACTGGGTCGAAAACTCCACGGTCCGCTCAACATAGCAACCCTCCCCCGTCGCTGCACCGACCGTGGACGCGGAGAACACGAGTGGCGAAAGGGAGTTGGCGCGTGCGACGCGTCTGGCGGCGTCGGCCCTGCGGCTCGCGCGTCGCGGCGCCGACGCGCTAGGCGCGCAGCGCATGGCGGACGAGCGGCAGCTCGTCGGCCAGCTCGGAGGCGAGGAGCCCCGCGTCGCCGAGGCGCTCCGCCAGGCGGTCGCCCGCGGCGCCGTGCAGGAACACCGCGAGGCGCGCGGCGTCGTACGGCTCGAGGTGCTGCGCGAGCAGGCTGCCGAGCAGACCCGCCAGCACGTCGCCGGTGCCGCCGGTGCCGAGGATCGGGTTGCCGCTCGTGTTGAGCGTCCAGCGTCCGTCGGGCGCCGCGGTGATCGTGCCGCTGCCCTTGAGCACGACGACGGCGCCGGTGTCGCGCGCGAGCGTCCGCGCGACCTCGATCCGCCGCGCCTGCACGTCCTTCGTCGAGCTGCCGACGAGGCGCGCCATCTCGCCCGGGTGCGGCGTGAGAACCACGCCGTGCTTCGCCTCGCGCAGCACGCTCGTGTCGCGCGCGAGCGCGTTCAGGCCGTCGGCGTCGACCACCAGCGGCACGCCCGCCTCGCGCACCAGCCAGCGCACGAGCTCGACCGCCGCGTCCGACGTGCCGAGCCCGGGGCCGACGGCCACCGCGGCCTTGCCGTCGAGGCGCGCGCGCCACTCGTCCGCGGAGAAGCGTCCGTACGGCTCGGTCATCAGCTCGGGCGTCGAGGACGCGATGATCGGCAATACCTCGTCCGTGCACGCGACCGTGACGAGCCCGGCGCCGCCGCGCAGCGCGCCGCGCCCGCAGAGGATCGCCGCTCCCGTCTTGCCGCGCGAGCCCGCGACCACGAGCAGGTGGCCGTGCGTGCCCTTGTGCGAGCTCGCGTGGCGCGGCGGCAGGAGGGGCGCGAGCATCGCGGCGTCGCCGATCTCGCCGTACGGCCCGACCGCCTCGATCGCTTCCGGGGCGAGCCCGATGTCGACCAGCTCCACCTCGCCCGCCCAGACGCGGCCCGCGGGTGCCACGAGCCCCGGCTTGAGCGCGCCGAGCGTGACCGTGAGGTCGGCGCGCACGGCGACGCCGAGCGCCTCGCCGCTGTCGGCGTCGAGCCCCGACGGTAGGTCGATCGCGACCACGACGGGGCGCGTGCGTCGTGCGCCGCGTGTGCTGGTCTCGCGTCCCGCGCCGCGCTCGCCGCGCGCGGGTCGCGCGTCGGGTGACGCCTCGCCGCGCGCCGCGCGCTCGATCACTTCCACGACCTGCGCCGCGAGCCCCTCGACCGGACGCGCGAGCCCGGTGCCGAAGATGCCGTCGACGACGACGCCCGCGCGCGAGAGACGGCGCTCGAGCTCCGCGGCGCCGTGCTCGTCGAGCGTCTCGAGCTCGACCGTGCGGCCGCGCATCTTCGTCCAGCGCTCCGCGTTGAGCCGCGCGTCGCCCTCGAGCTCCTCGAGACGTCCGAGCAGCACGACCTCGCAGCGATGGCCGCGCTTCTTGAGCAGGCGCGCGACGACGAAGCCGTCGCCGCCGTTGTTGCCGCGCCCGCTCACCACCACCACGCCGCGCGCGCACGCCGCGCGGTGCCGCCGGAGCAGCGCCGCCGCGATGCCGGCGCCGGCGCGCTCCATCAGCACCTCGCCCGGCGTGCCGAGCTCGATCGTGCGCCGATCGAGCTCGCGCATCTGCGCGGCGGTGACCAGCATCAGCCGGCGAGCGCCGCGTCGATCGCGGCGCGCATCTCGCGCACCGCGGCCGCCATCCCGATCAGCACCGCGCGCGCGACGATCGAGTGTCCGATGTTGAGCTCGACGAGGTGCGGCAGGCGTGCGACGGGCGCGACGTTGTCCACCGTGAGCCCGTGTCCCGCGTTGACCTGCAGGCCGAGCGCGGCGGCGCGCTCCGCGGCCGCCTGCAGCGCTTCGAGCTCGCGCGGCGCGTCCGCGGGGGGCGCGTCGCAGTAGCGTCCGGTGTGCAGCTCGACCACCTGCGCGCCGACCGCGCGCGCCGCCTCGATCTGCACCGGATCCGGATCGACGAACAGGCTCACGCGGATGCCGGCGTCCGCGAGCTCGCGCACGAGCGGGGCGAGCGTCGCCTCGTGCCCCGCGACCGCGAGCCCGCCCTCGGTCGTGATCTCCTCGCGACGCTCGGGGACGATGCAGACGTCGGCCGGACGGACGCGGCGGGCGATCGCCACCATCTCGGGGGTCGCGGCCATCTCGAGGTTGAGCTTGACGCCCGGCTCCTTGGCGATCCGCTCGACGTCGTGGTCCTGGATGTGCCGGCGGTCCTCGCGCAGGTGGACCGTGATGCCGTCGGCGCCGGCTTCGAGCGCGATGCGCGCGGCCTCGAGCGGGTCGGGATACGAGACGCGACGCGCCTGGCGGATGGTCGCGACGTGGTCGACGTTGACGCCGAGCGCCACGCGACGGACGGAACCGGTGGTGCTCACGCTGCGCTCTCGCGGATCGCCGCGGCGATCGCCTCGGCGTGACGGCGCACGTCGCTCTCGCGCTCGCCCTCGACCATGACGCGGATCAACGGCTCGGTGCCCGACGGCCGCACCAGCACGCGGCCGCGGTTGCCGAGCGCGCGCTCGACGTCGGCGATCGCGGCCTTCACCGGGCCGTCGCCGTTGACGTCGCGGCGGACCTTGATCGGCACGTTGATCAGCACCTGCGGGTAGCGCGTCATCACCTGCGCGAGCTCGGACAGCGGGCGTCCGCTCTGCACGACGATCGCGAGGATCGCGAGCGCGGTGATCAGCCCGTCGCCGGTCGTGTTGTGGTCGAGGAAGACGACGTGCCCGGACTGCTCGCCGCCCAGGTTGTAGCCGCCGCGGACCATCTCCTCGACGACGTAGCGGTCGCCGACCGGCGTGCGGCGCAAGCTGATGCCCATCTCGCGCAGCGCGACCTCGAGGCCGAGGTTCGACATCACGGTCGCGACCACCGTGTCCTGCTTCAGCGCCCCCGCGCGCTGCAGCTCGCGGGCCGCGATGCCGAGCACCTGGTCGCCGTCGACCACCTGGCCCTTCTCGTCGACCAGCACGCAGCGGTCGGCGTCGCCGTCGAGCGCGATGCCGACGTCGGCGCCGACCTCGCGCACCTTGGCCTGCAGGCCTTCCGGGTGCGTCGCGCCGCAGTCGCGGTTGATGTTCTCGCCGTCCGGCTCGCAGGCGAGCGTCGTCACGCGGGCGCCGAGCTCCTCCAGCACCTCGGGCGCGACGCGGTAGCCCGCGCCGTTCGCGGCGTCGATGACGATGTGCATCCCGTCGAGCGTCAGCTGACGCGGAAAGCTATTCTTGACGAAGACGTTGTAGCGTCCGTTCGCGTCGTCGATGCGGAACGCCTTGCCGATCTCGCCCGCCGTCGGACGCAGGTGGTCGATCTTGTCGGCGAAGACGAGCTCCTCGATCTCCGCCTCGACCTCGTCGGGCAGCTTGAAGCCGTCGGAGGCGAAGAACTTGATGCCGTTGTCCTGGAAGGGATTGTGCGACGCCGAGATCACGACGCCGGCGTCGGCGCGCAGGCTGCGCGTCAAGAACGCGATCCCGGGCGTCGGCATCGGGCCGACCAGCAGCACGTCGACGCCCATCGAGCAGATGCCGGACGCCATGGCGGTCTCCAGCATGTAGCCCGAGACGCGCGTGTCCTTGCCGATCAAGATCTTGTGCCGTCGTGGGCTGCGCCGGAAGACGTGCGCCACCGCGCGTCCGAGTCGCAGCGCGGTCTCGGAGTTCATCGGCTCGGTGTTGGCCACCCCGCGCACGCCGTCGGTGCCGAACAGCCGCCTGGTCTTGTTTCCACTCACGTCTTCTTCTCCGTCCGCTTGCTGCGGGTGCCGTTCGCCCGATCGTCTTCGATCGGCGCGAGCGCCACCTCCGCCGGCTCGACCCGCACCAGCTCGATGCCCTCCGGCAGCGTCACCTGCGGCTTCACGCGGTGCGGCGCCTCGCCCGTCAAGTCGTCGGTCGCGACGTACGCGGCCCCCGGCTCGAGCTCGAGCGCCCGTACCTCGATCTCCGGCCCGCGCACGACCACCGTGACGCTGTCCGGCGTCACCCGCCAGATGTTTTCGGCATCCCGGACCTGAAGCTTCACCCGCCGCAGCTCACGCTCGATCACGATCGGCTCGACCACGGCGCGGACCCGGATCTCGGGGGTGTCGAGCCGGATCAGGTCGCCCGGCTGGATGAGCGGCAGCTCGATCTGGCGCGTGCCGGCGCGCAGCGTCGAGAGGTCCAGGGGTGCGGTGACGATGGCCGGAAGCGCGTCGATCCGGCTCTGGGGGCCGCTCGCCTCCACCTTCTCGGGGATCAGTGCCAGCTCGGTCAGGCGTAGTCCAGGGCGCACCTCGCCGGTGCGCTCGAGGCGCACGGGGATGCTCTTCCGCGCCATCCGGTCGAGGTGGAAGGTGATCTGCGAGGGCGTGACGCGGGTCACCTCGACCTTGCGCGGCAGCTCGAAGCGCTTCGGGTCGAGCGTGTAGGTGACCATGCCGGGACGCGCGCCCGAGAGGTCGAGCGTCGTGCGCAGGTCCTTCTCGTCGATGCTCGACAGGATCAGCCCCGAGCCGCTGACCCGCACCTCGGCGTACTCCGGGATCGGGTTGGTGATGACCAGGCCCGCGGGCACGTTCTGCGGCTCGAGGTGCACGCGCAGCGTCCGCTCGCTCGTGCGCTCGCCGAGGTTGACCAGCATCCAGAGCCCGACGGCGCACGCGAAGGCCGCGATCCACGTCCCGACGTCGACCCACGAGATCGACTTCAGCGACGGCAGCCCCTTGCGCCGTCGGTCGCGTTCGCGCCGCAGCCTCATGGCAACCTGATCTGCGCGAGCGTCGTGCGCAGCGTCGCTGCGTCGATGTCGCGCGTGATGCGTCCCTCGCGCACGAGCGAGATCGTCCCCTCTTCCTCCGACACCACGACCACCGCGGCGTCGGTCTCCTCCGTGATGCCGATCGCCGCGCGGTGCCGGCTGCCGAGCGACTTGCTCACGGCCGGGTTCGACGTCAACGGCAGAAAGCACCCGGCCGCCGCGATGCGGCCGCGACGCACGATCACCGCGCCGTCGTGGATCGGCGACTGCGGCAGAAAGATCGCCGTCAAGAGCTCACGGCTGACGCGCGCGTCGATCACCACGCCCGCCTCGAGGTACTCGTTGAGCCCGACCTCGCGCTCGAGCACGATCAGCGCGCCGATGCGCCGCGAGGCCAGCATCACCGCGGCGCGCGTCACCTCCTCGAGCACCTGACCGCGCGCGCCGCGGTCGCCGCCGAAGAACCGTCCGCGCCCGACCTGCGTCAGCGCGCGCCGGATGTCGTTCTGAAAGATGATGACGAGGACGAGCGGCAGCGAGATCAGGAAGCTGCGCAAAATCCACGACAGCGTGTACAGCTCGAAGTACTGCGAGGCGGCGAACATCGCCGCGACCACGGCGAGGCCGATCAGCATCTGCACCGCGCGCGTGCCGCGGATCAGGTTGATCAGCCAGTACACGAGGACCGTGATGATGAGGACGTCCGCCGCGTCGGCCAGACGGAGGTTCTCGAAGATCTCGCGCACCGTCAGCGTCCGTGCAGGATGGCGTCCGCGATGGCAAGGGCGCGTCGCGTGGGTGCGACGTCGTGCGTGCGAACGAGCACCGCGCCGCGCGCCGCCGCGAGCACGGCCGCCGCGAGCGAGCCCTCGAGGCGGTCTTCCGGGTCGTCGCCCGCATCGATTCCCGCCGCGCGCATCGCCGCGCCGACGAAGCGCTTGCGCGACACGCCGACGACGAGCGGCCAGCCCGGCGCGACCTCGTCGAGGCGGCGCAGCAGCTCGAGGCTGTGCGACGGCGCCTTCGCGAAGCCGATGCCGGGGTCGACCAGCACGTGCTCGCTCGGCACGCCGGCCGCGAGGAAGGCCGCGACCCGACGCTCGAGCTCCTCGCGCACCTCGCGGACGACGTCCTCGTAGGTGGCGTGCGACGCCATGTCGCGCGGCGTGCCGCGCAGGTGTCCGACGATCACCGGTACGCCGAGCGCGGCGACGGTCGCCGGCATCGCCGGATCCAGAAGCCCGCCCGCGACGTCGTTGACGATGCTCGCGCCCGCCTCCACGGCGGCGCGCGCCACCTCCGCCTTGTAGGTGTCGATCGAGAGCGGGACCTCGATCCCCTGCGCGACGAGCCCTTCGATGACCGGCACGACGCGCGCGATCTCCTCGTCGGCCGGCACGGGCTCGGCGCCCGGTCGCGTCGACTCGCCGCCCAGGTCGAGCACGTCGACACCGTCCGCGACCTGCGCCCTGGCGGCGGCGAGCGCCGCCGTGAGCGTCTCCGCGCGGCTCGCCGCGTGGAACGAGTCGGGCGTGAGGTTGATCACGCCCATGACGCGCGTGCGGCCGCCGCCGAGGATCAGCCGGCCACGACGAAGGACGAGCTCGCGCCGCGGCGATTCCACGTTTCCGCTGCGCGCGATGGCGACGA
This window of the Candidatus Binatia bacterium genome carries:
- the cdaA gene encoding diadenylate cyclase CdaA; its protein translation is MREIFENLRLADAADVLIITVLVYWLINLIRGTRAVQMLIGLAVVAAMFAASQYFELYTLSWILRSFLISLPLVLVIIFQNDIRRALTQVGRGRFFGGDRGARGQVLEEVTRAAVMLASRRIGALIVLEREVGLNEYLEAGVVIDARVSRELLTAIFLPQSPIHDGAVIVRRGRIAAAGCFLPLTSNPAVSKSLGSRHRAAIGITEETDAAVVVVSEEEGTISLVREGRITRDIDAATLRTTLAQIRLP
- the folP gene encoding dihydropteroate synthase, producing the protein MESPRRELVLRRGRLILGGGRTRVMGVINLTPDSFHAASRAETLTAALAAARAQVADGVDVLDLGGESTRPGAEPVPADEEIARVVPVIEGLVAQGIEVPLSIDTYKAEVARAAVEAGASIVNDVAGGLLDPAMPATVAALGVPVIVGHLRGTPRDMASHATYEDVVREVREELERRVAAFLAAGVPSEHVLVDPGIGFAKAPSHSLELLRRLDEVAPGWPLVVGVSRKRFVGAAMRAAGIDAGDDPEDRLEGSLAAAVLAAARGAVLVRTHDVAPTRRALAIADAILHGR